The bacterium genome includes a window with the following:
- the rnc gene encoding ribonuclease III, which yields MDRRATPVTARKAPDAELEKLLGHTFSDEELLECALTHPSSAYERDGSRGNERLEFLGDAVLDLVVARLLYEANPDWREGDLTRARAAMVNTESLATRARELGLGEYIRLGRTELQSGGAEKSRVLANLLEAVIGGLYLDAGIEKVFSFTKRAFAEPLASGRAVLEQDPKTRFQEWAHAVLRETPRYEPLADSGEEHSEDRFLVAALVGEECWGEGKGRTKRAAERAAASAALDRAAGRDAADG from the coding sequence ATGGATCGAAGGGCCACTCCCGTGACCGCGCGAAAGGCCCCGGACGCCGAGCTCGAGAAGCTCCTGGGGCACACGTTCTCCGACGAGGAACTCCTCGAGTGTGCCCTTACCCACCCCTCGTCTGCCTACGAGCGGGACGGCTCGCGTGGAAACGAACGCCTCGAATTCCTGGGCGATGCGGTGCTCGATCTGGTGGTGGCCCGGCTGCTCTACGAGGCGAACCCGGATTGGCGGGAAGGGGATCTCACCCGCGCGAGAGCGGCCATGGTCAACACGGAATCCCTGGCCACCCGGGCGCGAGAACTCGGGCTCGGCGAGTACATCCGCCTCGGGCGAACCGAACTCCAGTCCGGCGGTGCAGAGAAGAGCCGTGTTCTCGCCAATCTCCTGGAGGCGGTGATCGGCGGTCTCTACCTGGATGCGGGCATCGAGAAGGTCTTCAGTTTTACGAAACGGGCCTTCGCGGAACCCCTGGCTTCGGGACGTGCGGTGTTGGAGCAGGATCCGAAGACCCGCTTCCAGGAATGGGCCCACGCCGTTCTGCGGGAGACTCCGCGTTACGAGCCCCTCGCCGATAGTGGTGAAGAGCATTCCGAGGATCGCTTCCTGGTAGCGGCCCTCGTCGGCGAGGAGTGCTGGGGGGAAGGCAAGGGGCGAACGAAGCGGGCGGCGGAACGGGCGGCGGCGAGTGCCGCCCTGGATCGAGCCGCAGGGCGGGATGCCGCCGATGGCTGA
- a CDS encoding aminoglycoside phosphotransferase family protein, with protein MLRNPAALAKRALVGAGMEPDTPLEPASSMANDAWLGPGFVLRVNWRGDLGRLAREAQIAEALAPEARYPGVLTHGNDGEIEWIVTKRVAGAQLARAWLELTAEERKRAIRALVSALRALHQTRAPHLPGDRDLSPPHVLPLDRLLDLLRRAASTAPLDAGFAEEIEAFLVDRWPAFDDRGRGLVHGDPHLENVLWDGTDVWLLDLEWSRRSWLEVDLEILLSVCDHPALFVSDEYAALARAEDYREVPDWLRDAYPELFSHPRREDRLAVLHIARTLTHNPLSSLRLQHLRNVLEKR; from the coding sequence GTGTTGCGAAATCCTGCTGCCCTGGCCAAGCGCGCCCTCGTGGGCGCAGGCATGGAGCCCGATACCCCGCTCGAACCCGCCTCGAGCATGGCCAACGATGCCTGGCTCGGGCCCGGTTTTGTGTTGCGGGTGAACTGGCGCGGCGATCTTGGCCGGCTGGCTCGTGAGGCCCAGATCGCCGAAGCCCTGGCTCCGGAGGCTCGATACCCCGGCGTGTTGACCCATGGGAACGACGGAGAGATCGAGTGGATCGTGACGAAGCGGGTCGCGGGTGCCCAACTGGCTCGCGCCTGGCTGGAGTTGACTGCCGAGGAGCGCAAGCGAGCGATTCGCGCCCTCGTCTCAGCGCTGCGGGCGCTGCACCAGACCCGAGCGCCTCACCTTCCCGGCGATCGCGATCTATCGCCCCCGCATGTGCTTCCCCTCGACCGCTTGCTGGATCTGCTGCGGCGCGCCGCCAGCACCGCTCCCCTGGATGCTGGCTTTGCCGAAGAGATCGAAGCGTTTCTGGTAGACCGCTGGCCAGCCTTCGACGACCGCGGGCGGGGGCTCGTCCACGGTGACCCGCACCTGGAGAACGTGCTCTGGGATGGCACCGACGTGTGGCTGTTGGATCTCGAATGGTCGCGCCGCTCTTGGCTCGAAGTCGACCTGGAGATCCTGCTCTCGGTATGCGACCACCCCGCGCTCTTCGTTTCCGACGAGTACGCGGCCCTCGCGCGGGCTGAGGACTACCGCGAAGTACCCGACTGGCTGCGCGATGCCTACCCCGAACTCTTCTCCCACCCTCGGCGAGAAGACCGGCTGGCGGTGCTGCACATCGCGCGCACGCTCACGCACAACCCGCTCAGCTCCCTGCGCCTGCAGCATCTGCGCAACGTCCTGGAGAAGCGCTGA
- the mnmA gene encoding tRNA 2-thiouridine(34) synthase MnmA produces MSGGVDSSVAAALLVEAGHEVIGVTMHLAGSESRCCSLDDADDARRVADKLGIRFYVANFKDRFREEVILPFADAYLEGRTPIPCVICNRRFKFHHLMERARALGADSVATGHYARVETDPAGGPPKLLRGVDPAKDQSYFLFDLVPEQLARIRFPLGALRKEEVREKARAMGLATAEKPESQEICFVPDGDYARVVEELRPGSLPGEGEVVDAKGKVLGRHSGIHHFTVGQRRGLGVTAPEPRYVQALDPENNRVVVGPVEELGSSGARVGGVSWTCGQPPPPGQLADVKIRYRDEPAAAKLMPQEGGAVEVNFDHPVRALAPGQAAVFIVGEEILGGGWIEGPLP; encoded by the coding sequence ATGAGCGGTGGGGTTGATTCCTCCGTCGCGGCAGCCCTGCTGGTCGAGGCCGGCCACGAAGTGATCGGTGTGACCATGCATCTCGCGGGCAGCGAGAGTCGATGCTGCTCCCTCGACGATGCCGACGATGCGCGGCGCGTGGCCGACAAGCTGGGGATCCGCTTCTACGTCGCCAACTTCAAGGATCGCTTTCGAGAAGAGGTCATCCTGCCCTTCGCAGATGCCTACCTCGAGGGTCGCACGCCGATTCCGTGCGTGATCTGCAATCGGCGCTTCAAGTTCCATCACCTGATGGAGCGGGCTCGGGCATTGGGTGCCGATTCCGTTGCGACGGGTCACTACGCGCGGGTGGAAACGGATCCCGCCGGCGGCCCCCCGAAATTGCTCCGGGGTGTGGATCCTGCGAAAGACCAGTCCTACTTCCTTTTCGATCTCGTTCCGGAGCAGCTTGCGCGCATCCGCTTCCCGCTTGGAGCCCTGCGTAAGGAGGAAGTACGCGAGAAGGCCAGGGCGATGGGCCTCGCGACGGCCGAGAAGCCCGAGAGCCAGGAAATCTGTTTCGTGCCCGACGGCGACTATGCGAGGGTGGTCGAAGAGCTTCGGCCTGGAAGTCTTCCCGGGGAGGGCGAGGTCGTGGACGCCAAGGGGAAGGTGCTGGGGCGGCACTCGGGCATTCACCATTTCACGGTCGGCCAGCGCAGGGGCCTCGGCGTGACCGCGCCGGAGCCTCGTTATGTGCAGGCGCTCGATCCTGAGAACAACCGCGTGGTGGTCGGCCCGGTGGAGGAGCTCGGCAGCTCCGGAGCCCGGGTGGGCGGCGTCTCATGGACCTGCGGGCAACCACCGCCCCCTGGCCAGCTGGCGGATGTGAAGATCCGCTATCGCGACGAACCGGCGGCGGCAAAGCTCATGCCCCAGGAGGGTGGCGCGGTCGAGGTGAACTTCGACCATCCGGTGCGCGCTCTGGCGCCGGGGCAGGCCGCCGTCTTCATCGTCGGCGAGGAGATCCTCGGAGGCGGATGGATCGAAGGGCCACTCCCGTGA
- a CDS encoding 3-hydroxyacyl-CoA dehydrogenase family protein, translating into MSASQQLTYAEVRKLVRSRKIEHVVVLGANGTMGYGSGALFTQAVPKVTFLARTKAKAEEGLGAAVKQVRSPTVASRVEVGDYDHEFDGAVGSADLIFEALTEDFDVKKAIFDKVEKVRRDDSIVATVTSGLSINALCEGRGDSFRKNFMGLHFFNPPNVIVGTELIPGDDTDPELVDFIEAYSRARLGREIIRTADTPAFAGNRVGFKVLNEAAQLAEEHGPVLIDRLIGPYTGRAMTPLATIDLVGWDIHRAIVDNVYEKTRDEAHETNKLPAFMDKLMERGVLGNKTGRGFFWKEDKVRHVLDPVSGDYKPEAEVKLPNLSYIDDVSAMYSQGRYEEGVQIFLDAEGEYAALARKVIAGYISYAFHRVGEVTATINGVDRIMGMGFNWAPPSVLVDTMGKQAAVDMIANAGLPVPKILEEAARSGSPERFFQHNHINPGRFFVAS; encoded by the coding sequence ATGTCCGCCAGCCAGCAACTCACCTACGCCGAGGTCCGCAAGCTCGTCCGCAGCCGAAAGATCGAGCACGTCGTCGTTCTGGGGGCCAACGGAACCATGGGCTACGGCAGTGGCGCCTTGTTCACCCAGGCCGTGCCCAAGGTCACCTTTCTTGCGCGTACCAAGGCCAAAGCCGAAGAAGGCCTGGGCGCAGCCGTCAAGCAGGTGCGCTCGCCCACCGTGGCCTCTCGGGTCGAGGTCGGCGACTACGACCATGAGTTCGACGGTGCCGTGGGCAGCGCGGACCTGATCTTCGAGGCCCTCACCGAGGACTTCGACGTCAAGAAGGCGATCTTCGACAAGGTGGAGAAGGTCCGCCGGGACGATTCGATCGTGGCCACCGTGACTTCCGGCCTCTCGATCAACGCGCTCTGCGAAGGCCGCGGTGATTCGTTCCGGAAGAACTTCATGGGCCTCCACTTCTTCAATCCGCCGAACGTGATCGTCGGGACGGAGCTGATCCCCGGCGACGATACGGATCCGGAGCTCGTCGATTTCATAGAGGCCTACTCCAGGGCTCGCCTCGGCCGCGAGATCATCCGCACGGCCGATACTCCGGCCTTCGCCGGTAATCGGGTGGGCTTCAAGGTGCTCAACGAGGCCGCGCAGTTGGCGGAAGAGCACGGTCCGGTGCTCATCGATCGGCTCATCGGGCCGTACACCGGCCGCGCGATGACTCCGCTCGCGACCATCGATCTGGTCGGCTGGGACATCCACCGGGCGATCGTCGACAACGTCTACGAGAAGACCCGGGACGAGGCCCACGAGACGAACAAGCTGCCTGCGTTCATGGACAAGCTCATGGAGCGCGGTGTGCTCGGCAACAAGACCGGCCGCGGCTTCTTCTGGAAGGAGGACAAGGTTCGCCACGTCCTCGATCCCGTGAGCGGTGACTACAAGCCGGAGGCGGAGGTCAAGCTGCCGAACCTCTCGTACATCGACGATGTCTCGGCCATGTATTCCCAGGGGCGTTACGAAGAAGGTGTCCAGATCTTCCTGGATGCCGAAGGCGAGTACGCCGCGCTCGCTCGCAAGGTGATCGCCGGCTACATCAGCTACGCCTTCCATCGGGTCGGCGAGGTGACCGCAACGATCAACGGTGTCGACCGGATCATGGGCATGGGCTTCAACTGGGCGCCGCCCTCGGTGCTCGTCGATACCATGGGCAAGCAGGCCGCGGTCGACATGATCGCCAACGCCGGGTTGCCGGTGCCGAAGATCCTGGAGGAAGCGGCGCGCAGCGGCTCCCCGGAGCGGTTCTTCCAGCATAACCACATCAATCCCGGACGATTCTTCGTCGCCAGCTAG
- a CDS encoding thiolase domain-containing protein (Catalyzes the synthesis of acetoacetyl coenzyme A from two molecules of acetyl coenzyme A. It can also act as a thiolase, catalyzing the reverse reaction and generating two-carbon units from the four-carbon product of fatty acid oxidation), whose protein sequence is MAAGSEVYVIGGYQTDFGRNWTKENKHFSALMRESVLGALERTEIAPEEIESAHVGNFAAGLYCMQGHLGAFFTEVHPAFSGLPTGRHEAACASGSIALLAAAAEIEAGRYDLQAVVGIEQMKTVSAAEGGAYLGTAAWYEDEAKGIEFPFPKLFGRLGDEYDKRYGLKDEHLAEISRLNYDNAKLNPNAQTRTWYMNKEHALCRTDDNASVGGRIRIADCSQVTDGAVCMFLASREYAEKYAKGMGKKLEDIPRIKGWGHNTARLRFDDKVAESAGDRYVLPHVRSTITSAMERAGVPDVSGIDAIETHDCFTTSEYMAIDHFGITEPGESWKAVEAGWLEIDGKIPINPSGGLIGAGHPVGATGVRQLLDATLQVTDAAGDYQVEGAKNIQTLNIGGSGTTSVSFIVGV, encoded by the coding sequence ATGGCAGCGGGTTCCGAAGTCTATGTGATTGGCGGCTACCAGACCGATTTCGGTCGGAATTGGACCAAGGAGAACAAACACTTCTCTGCGCTGATGCGTGAGTCCGTTCTGGGCGCACTGGAACGCACGGAAATCGCTCCGGAAGAGATCGAGAGCGCTCACGTCGGCAACTTCGCCGCAGGGCTCTACTGTATGCAGGGCCACCTCGGCGCGTTCTTCACCGAGGTCCATCCGGCCTTCAGCGGCCTTCCGACCGGGCGCCACGAGGCCGCCTGCGCATCGGGCAGCATCGCGCTGCTCGCCGCTGCAGCCGAGATCGAAGCGGGGCGCTACGACCTCCAGGCCGTCGTCGGCATCGAGCAGATGAAGACGGTCAGCGCGGCCGAAGGCGGAGCCTATCTGGGAACCGCCGCCTGGTACGAGGACGAGGCGAAGGGCATCGAATTCCCGTTCCCGAAGCTCTTCGGACGGCTCGGCGATGAGTACGACAAGCGCTACGGGCTGAAGGATGAGCACCTGGCCGAGATCAGCCGGCTGAACTACGACAACGCCAAGCTCAACCCGAACGCACAGACGCGCACCTGGTACATGAACAAGGAGCACGCTCTCTGCCGCACCGATGACAACGCGTCGGTCGGTGGACGCATCCGGATTGCGGACTGCTCCCAGGTGACCGACGGCGCCGTCTGCATGTTCCTGGCTTCCCGCGAGTACGCGGAGAAATACGCCAAGGGCATGGGCAAGAAGCTCGAGGACATCCCGCGCATCAAGGGCTGGGGCCACAACACCGCCCGCCTGCGTTTCGACGACAAGGTCGCCGAGAGCGCCGGCGATCGATACGTGCTGCCCCACGTTCGCAGCACGATCACCAGCGCGATGGAGCGTGCCGGGGTTCCGGACGTCAGCGGGATCGACGCCATCGAGACCCACGATTGCTTCACGACCTCCGAGTACATGGCGATCGACCACTTCGGGATCACCGAGCCGGGCGAGAGCTGGAAGGCCGTCGAGGCCGGCTGGCTCGAGATCGACGGCAAGATTCCGATCAACCCGAGCGGCGGCCTGATTGGCGCCGGGCACCCGGTGGGTGCCACGGGCGTCCGCCAGCTTCTCGATGCCACCCTCCAGGTGACGGATGCGGCCGGCGACTATCAGGTCGAGGGCGCGAAGAACATCCAGACCCTCAACATCGGCGGCAGCGGGACGACGAGCGTCAGCTTCATCGTCGGCGTCTAG
- a CDS encoding hydroxymethylglutaryl-CoA lyase, with the protein MQVRIHEVGARDGLQNEPGTLATAAKLELLARLAEAGLTSIEVTSFVSPKWIPQLADADEVVAGLVRRPGVRYSALVPNASGFERFQGTALDDAAFFVSASETHNRKNVNRGVEEHLERFKPVAEQILASGAGLRCYVSTVCGCPYEGDVAAEAVVELVRRLDAMGAEEISLGDTIGIGTPDQVRRVIRAVREVVPLERIALHPHDTYGRALANLQAGLEEGIRIFDTSLGGLGGCPYAPGASGNVATEDVVDLLEREGIDTGIDLRALVEATSWIEEQLGRPLPGRVFRALGGGRAEKS; encoded by the coding sequence CTGCAGGTCCGGATCCACGAGGTCGGGGCGCGTGACGGGCTCCAGAATGAGCCCGGCACGTTGGCCACGGCCGCGAAGTTGGAGTTGTTGGCCCGGCTGGCGGAGGCCGGGCTCACGTCGATCGAGGTCACTTCCTTCGTGTCCCCGAAGTGGATTCCGCAACTCGCGGATGCAGACGAGGTCGTTGCCGGGCTCGTCCGGAGACCGGGCGTCCGTTACTCGGCGCTGGTTCCCAACGCCAGTGGCTTCGAACGCTTCCAGGGGACCGCGCTGGATGACGCTGCCTTTTTCGTCTCCGCGAGCGAGACCCACAACCGCAAGAACGTGAACCGGGGGGTCGAGGAGCACCTGGAGCGCTTCAAGCCGGTCGCAGAACAGATCCTCGCGTCCGGTGCGGGCCTGCGCTGCTACGTCAGCACGGTTTGTGGATGTCCCTACGAGGGAGACGTCGCGGCCGAGGCGGTGGTCGAACTGGTTCGGCGGCTCGATGCGATGGGTGCCGAGGAGATCTCCCTGGGAGATACGATCGGAATCGGCACGCCCGATCAGGTGCGGCGGGTGATCCGAGCCGTGCGTGAGGTCGTGCCCCTCGAGCGAATCGCGCTCCATCCCCACGATACCTACGGCCGGGCCCTCGCCAACCTGCAGGCCGGGCTCGAAGAAGGCATCCGCATCTTCGATACGTCGTTAGGTGGCCTCGGTGGGTGCCCCTACGCCCCGGGAGCCTCGGGGAATGTCGCAACCGAGGACGTGGTCGATCTCCTCGAGCGCGAAGGCATCGACACCGGGATCGACCTTCGAGCGCTGGTCGAAGCCACGAGTTGGATCGAGGAGCAACTCGGGCGCCCGTTGCCCGGTCGCGTGTTTCGGGCGCTCGGCGGCGGGCGGGCGGAGAAGAGCTAG
- a CDS encoding GTPase Era, which produces MAERPHRSGVVALLGRPNAGKSTLLNRLLGQKLAIVTSKPQTTRSRILGILTRDDAQLLLLDTPGFHESPKALNRLLNEVVDEVAEDCDVAVILVEARRGWDEGHAALLERLKARKAEVVVVATQCDLGPPSERVPADFQISAKTGDGIEAFVEALVGHLPEGPAYYDAESVTDRSMRFLAAELIREAVFEALEQELPYETAVEIEAFDESDPTLTRIQATLLVEKKSQKGMVVGKGGQMIRRIGTAARHALAEMLETRVHLELWVKVEPRWTKRPNRLKSLGYH; this is translated from the coding sequence ATGGCTGAACGACCTCATCGGTCTGGTGTGGTGGCCTTGCTAGGTCGCCCGAACGCAGGGAAGTCGACACTGCTGAACCGCCTGCTTGGTCAGAAGCTGGCGATCGTCACGTCCAAGCCCCAGACCACCCGCAGCCGAATTCTCGGCATTCTCACCCGCGATGATGCCCAGCTCTTGCTTCTCGATACACCGGGCTTCCACGAGAGCCCGAAAGCTCTGAACCGTCTCCTCAACGAAGTCGTCGATGAAGTGGCCGAAGATTGCGACGTCGCGGTGATCCTGGTCGAAGCCCGACGAGGTTGGGACGAGGGGCATGCGGCCCTTCTCGAACGCTTGAAGGCACGCAAAGCCGAGGTGGTCGTGGTGGCCACCCAATGCGATCTCGGCCCGCCGTCGGAACGCGTGCCCGCCGACTTCCAGATCTCCGCGAAGACGGGGGACGGCATCGAGGCGTTCGTCGAGGCGTTGGTAGGCCATCTTCCAGAAGGCCCCGCCTACTATGACGCCGAATCGGTGACGGATCGCTCCATGCGCTTCCTGGCGGCGGAACTGATCCGCGAGGCCGTGTTCGAAGCGCTCGAGCAGGAGCTGCCCTACGAGACGGCGGTCGAGATCGAAGCCTTCGATGAGAGCGACCCGACCTTGACCCGGATTCAGGCCACACTTCTCGTGGAGAAGAAATCCCAGAAGGGAATGGTGGTCGGGAAGGGCGGTCAGATGATCCGGCGGATCGGCACCGCAGCGCGTCATGCCCTGGCCGAAATGCTCGAAACCCGGGTCCATCTGGAGCTCTGGGTGAAGGTCGAGCCGCGCTGGACGAAACGGCCCAACCGCTTGAAATCCCTGGGATATCATTGA